A window from Cherax quadricarinatus isolate ZL_2023a chromosome 72, ASM3850222v1, whole genome shotgun sequence encodes these proteins:
- the LOC128701409 gene encoding uncharacterized protein yields the protein MYMYINGEAHIFTNIQYIFQFSKMKVSSSQCAMMVAAVVTSVFIFFSYGYSRGWLMQRCSSNGDHFSDPHPADAHNPPGAPNLPGAERHGAFYNNSEIATDEEDWSTKRCPLKPLKNVDELFKYITSCTLACQKPVS from the exons atgtatatgtatatcaaTGGGGAAGCCCATATATTcactaatatacagtatatatttcaGTTTAGCAAAATGAAGGTGTCGAGTTCTCAGTGTGCCATGATGGTAGCCGCTGTGGTCACCAGTGTCTTCATCTTCTTCAG TTATGGGTACAGCAGAGGCTGGCTGATGCAGCGCTGTTCAAGTAATGGTGATCATTTTAGTGATCCTCATCCAGCTGATGCTCATAATCCTCCTGGCGCACCTAATCTTCCTGGTGCTGAGCGTCATGGTGCCTTCTACAACAACTCTGAAATAGCCACGGACGAAGAAGATTGga GTACGAAAAGATGTCCTCTGAAGCCGCTCAAGAATGTGGACGAACTCTTCAAGTATATTACCTCCTGCACACTCGCCTGCCAGAAGCCAGTgagttaa
- the LOC128701264 gene encoding uncharacterized protein isoform X1 has translation MEESYTKHDKRPHKMSSFSAAGPSTPLPAKKRKYTVLSIEDKIAVLRRIGAGENVALVAAEYGISSSTIYDLKKQKDALLEFYTQTVDNKRYLDQKTSKNSKLPLLEKCLYEWYIKKQNEGMFISERNLITMAMEFYKELSLEEPCEFSTGWLADFKIRHGIFQSGAGDVNIEDTGAERVDTSLGLEQSRITPQPMATPAFIQDDYKPKLLQLQHNHHFKKIMEALACDEAFVDVTLTAEGRTIRAHKLVVSAMSPYFQQLLCNNPCPHPVIIMPHHVQFDHLSHIINYMYRGEITVAEDQVKSLLETAELLQVHGLAISDPVALITDKCTDSSTLFSEMASYLSHSTGRTDTADNSSEVTVQNKGCQEVIKLPTCSSVAFTSLTSHSENTNLHYNANKMANTNQSSSAVQCQSVCGSSTAALTRINYISTPINKPSLKESSTYDSDVQKSFFEDIDIVKEEVSLLHDRQCYLQDSHQISPSFEVTSQERFT, from the exons ATG GAAGAGAGCTACACAAAACACGATAAAAGACCTCATAAGATGTCATCATTTTCAGCGGCTG GACCTAGTACACCACTGCCTGCTAAGAAAAGGAAGTACACTGTCCTTAGCATTGAAGATAAAATTGCCGTACTTAGACGTATTGGTGCTGGCGAAAATGTTGCTCTTGTGGCTGCTGAGTATGGAATCAGTTCTAGCACAATTTATGACTTAAAAAAACAAAAGGATGCACTTTTGGAGTTCTATACACAGACTGTTGACAACAAAAGATATTTAGACCAAAAAACATCTAAGAACTCTAAGCTTCCTCTGCTTGAGAAGTGTCTTTATGAATGGTATATAAAGAAACAGAATGAAGGCATGTTTATCAGTGAACGTAACCTCATAACGATGGCAATGGAATTTTACAAGGAACTCAGCCTTGAAGAACCTTGTGAGTTCAGCACAGGATGGCTTGCAGATTTTAAAATAAGGCACGGAATATTTCAGTCAGGAGCTGGTGATGTGAATATAGAAGATACTGGCGCTGAGAGAGTCGATACTAGTCTGGGCTTGGAGCAGTCTAGGATAACCCCACAACCCATGGCAACCCCAGCATTTATTCAAGATGATTACAAACCAA AGCTGCTACAATTACAGCACAACCATCACTTCAAAAAGATCATGGAAGCACTTGCTTGTGATGAAGCTTTTGTAGATGTCACCCTAACAGCGGAGGGACGTACCATCAGGGCTCACAAG TTAGTAGTGTCAGCTATGAGTCCATACTTCCAACAACTGTTGTGTAACAACCCATGTCCTCATCCAGTCATCATCATGCCCCACCACGTCCAGTTCGATCACCTCTCACATATAATTAACTACATGTATAG GGGTGAAATAACAGTAGCTGAGGACCAAGTGAAGTCACTTCTTGAAACTGCCGAGCTTCTTCAGGTTCATGGCTTAGCAATTTCAGATCCAGTGGCACTCATCACTGACAAGTGCACTGATTCGAGTACCTTATTTTCTGAAATGGCCAGTTATTTATCCCACTCCACAGGAAGGACAGACACTGCAGACAATTCTTCTGAAGTAACTGTTCAAAATAAAGGTTGTCAGGAAGTTATCAAGCTTCCTACATGTTCTTCTGTGGCTTTCACCTCACTTACTAGTCATTCTGAAAATACCAACCTTCATTACAATGCCAATAAAATGGCCAACACTAACCAAAGCTCTTCTGCAGTTCAATGCCAATCAGTGTGTGGTTCTAGCACGGCAGCACTCACAAGAATAAATTATATATCTACTCCAATAAACAAACCATCTCTAAAGGAGTCTTCTACATATGATAGTGATGTGCAAAAAAGCTTCTTTGAGGACATTGATATTGTAAAAGAG GAGGTCAGCCTGTTGCACGACAGGCAGTGCTATCTACAGGATTCCCATCAGATTTCCCCTTCATTCGAAGTTACAAGCCAGGAGCGTTTCACCTGA
- the LOC128701264 gene encoding uncharacterized protein isoform X2 translates to MSSFSAAGPSTPLPAKKRKYTVLSIEDKIAVLRRIGAGENVALVAAEYGISSSTIYDLKKQKDALLEFYTQTVDNKRYLDQKTSKNSKLPLLEKCLYEWYIKKQNEGMFISERNLITMAMEFYKELSLEEPCEFSTGWLADFKIRHGIFQSGAGDVNIEDTGAERVDTSLGLEQSRITPQPMATPAFIQDDYKPKLLQLQHNHHFKKIMEALACDEAFVDVTLTAEGRTIRAHKLVVSAMSPYFQQLLCNNPCPHPVIIMPHHVQFDHLSHIINYMYRGEITVAEDQVKSLLETAELLQVHGLAISDPVALITDKCTDSSTLFSEMASYLSHSTGRTDTADNSSEVTVQNKGCQEVIKLPTCSSVAFTSLTSHSENTNLHYNANKMANTNQSSSAVQCQSVCGSSTAALTRINYISTPINKPSLKESSTYDSDVQKSFFEDIDIVKEEVSLLHDRQCYLQDSHQISPSFEVTSQERFT, encoded by the exons ATGTCATCATTTTCAGCGGCTG GACCTAGTACACCACTGCCTGCTAAGAAAAGGAAGTACACTGTCCTTAGCATTGAAGATAAAATTGCCGTACTTAGACGTATTGGTGCTGGCGAAAATGTTGCTCTTGTGGCTGCTGAGTATGGAATCAGTTCTAGCACAATTTATGACTTAAAAAAACAAAAGGATGCACTTTTGGAGTTCTATACACAGACTGTTGACAACAAAAGATATTTAGACCAAAAAACATCTAAGAACTCTAAGCTTCCTCTGCTTGAGAAGTGTCTTTATGAATGGTATATAAAGAAACAGAATGAAGGCATGTTTATCAGTGAACGTAACCTCATAACGATGGCAATGGAATTTTACAAGGAACTCAGCCTTGAAGAACCTTGTGAGTTCAGCACAGGATGGCTTGCAGATTTTAAAATAAGGCACGGAATATTTCAGTCAGGAGCTGGTGATGTGAATATAGAAGATACTGGCGCTGAGAGAGTCGATACTAGTCTGGGCTTGGAGCAGTCTAGGATAACCCCACAACCCATGGCAACCCCAGCATTTATTCAAGATGATTACAAACCAA AGCTGCTACAATTACAGCACAACCATCACTTCAAAAAGATCATGGAAGCACTTGCTTGTGATGAAGCTTTTGTAGATGTCACCCTAACAGCGGAGGGACGTACCATCAGGGCTCACAAG TTAGTAGTGTCAGCTATGAGTCCATACTTCCAACAACTGTTGTGTAACAACCCATGTCCTCATCCAGTCATCATCATGCCCCACCACGTCCAGTTCGATCACCTCTCACATATAATTAACTACATGTATAG GGGTGAAATAACAGTAGCTGAGGACCAAGTGAAGTCACTTCTTGAAACTGCCGAGCTTCTTCAGGTTCATGGCTTAGCAATTTCAGATCCAGTGGCACTCATCACTGACAAGTGCACTGATTCGAGTACCTTATTTTCTGAAATGGCCAGTTATTTATCCCACTCCACAGGAAGGACAGACACTGCAGACAATTCTTCTGAAGTAACTGTTCAAAATAAAGGTTGTCAGGAAGTTATCAAGCTTCCTACATGTTCTTCTGTGGCTTTCACCTCACTTACTAGTCATTCTGAAAATACCAACCTTCATTACAATGCCAATAAAATGGCCAACACTAACCAAAGCTCTTCTGCAGTTCAATGCCAATCAGTGTGTGGTTCTAGCACGGCAGCACTCACAAGAATAAATTATATATCTACTCCAATAAACAAACCATCTCTAAAGGAGTCTTCTACATATGATAGTGATGTGCAAAAAAGCTTCTTTGAGGACATTGATATTGTAAAAGAG GAGGTCAGCCTGTTGCACGACAGGCAGTGCTATCTACAGGATTCCCATCAGATTTCCCCTTCATTCGAAGTTACAAGCCAGGAGCGTTTCACCTGA